Proteins encoded together in one Altererythrobacter epoxidivorans window:
- the metC gene encoding cystathionine beta-lyase has product MTDNSKNNRPATRLVGAGRRPEWTGPVVNPPVWRASTHLYPDEASRKAGGPKNEDGRFYYGRRGGPTQWSLAEALTEIEPGAAGTVLYPSGVAAIAGALMAVLEPGDALLVTDNAYEPTRAMATGLLSRWGVEHRFFDPLDIESYRGAFCERTKAVWLENPGSLTMEVCDVPELARIAREKGAVSLLDNTWASPLGFAALGNGCDISVMSLSKHVGGHSDLMMGSATAGEALYKRLRITSQQLGQVVSPDDASLALRGLRTMGVRLKQSSENAVAVANWLASRPEVAQVLCPMLPGAPGHELWRRDFSGGCGLFSFVLKGASEEQRAKLIDALQLFGIGYSWGGFESLAIPFDPPSMRSVMAWPPENAETGDRLGIRLSIGLEDPQDLIADLEQGLAATGIS; this is encoded by the coding sequence ATGACCGACAATTCCAAGAACAATCGCCCAGCTACCCGGTTGGTAGGGGCAGGCCGCCGACCCGAATGGACGGGCCCGGTGGTCAATCCCCCGGTGTGGCGCGCCAGCACGCATCTCTATCCCGACGAAGCATCTCGCAAGGCGGGTGGGCCCAAGAACGAGGATGGCCGCTTCTATTACGGTCGCCGCGGCGGCCCGACCCAGTGGTCTTTGGCCGAAGCACTGACCGAGATCGAACCGGGCGCTGCAGGTACTGTATTGTACCCCAGCGGTGTCGCGGCAATCGCGGGCGCGCTTATGGCTGTGCTCGAGCCGGGCGATGCCCTGCTGGTGACAGACAATGCCTACGAACCGACGCGGGCGATGGCGACCGGCCTGCTGTCACGATGGGGTGTCGAACACCGCTTCTTCGACCCGCTCGACATCGAATCCTATCGCGGCGCCTTTTGCGAGCGGACGAAAGCGGTCTGGCTGGAAAACCCGGGCAGCCTGACGATGGAAGTGTGCGACGTGCCGGAACTTGCCCGTATCGCGAGGGAGAAAGGCGCGGTCAGCCTGCTCGACAATACCTGGGCCAGCCCGCTCGGCTTCGCGGCGCTCGGTAACGGCTGCGATATTTCGGTGATGAGCCTGTCGAAACATGTCGGCGGCCACTCGGACCTGATGATGGGTTCTGCCACCGCTGGCGAGGCGTTGTACAAACGCCTTCGCATCACCAGCCAGCAACTGGGACAGGTGGTATCGCCCGACGACGCATCGCTCGCCCTGCGCGGGCTTCGCACCATGGGGGTGCGGTTGAAGCAATCGAGCGAGAACGCGGTGGCAGTTGCCAACTGGCTCGCCTCGCGTCCCGAGGTTGCGCAGGTTCTCTGCCCCATGCTGCCGGGTGCACCGGGCCACGAGTTGTGGCGGCGCGATTTCAGCGGTGGCTGCGGCCTGTTCAGCTTCGTCCTGAAAGGGGCGAGCGAGGAACAGCGTGCGAAGCTGATCGATGCGCTGCAACTGTTCGGGATCGGATACAGCTGGGGCGGGTTCGAAAGTCTCGCCATTCCGTTCGACCCGCCTTCGATGCGCAGCGTCATGGCCTGGCCTCCGGAAAATGCCGAGACTGGCGATAGGCTGGGCATTCGCCTATCGATAGGTCTCGAGGATCCGCAGGACCTGATCGCGGACCTCGAACAAGGATTGGCTGCAACGGGAATTTCATGA
- a CDS encoding NAD-dependent epimerase/dehydratase family protein, with protein sequence MSEATPIAITGGTGFVGQAVLDAAGHASLPVLALARKVPSDPRNGVDWIQGDLGDAAALDRLTGDAKAIIHIAGLTNTPDPAKFADVNVEGTRRVIEAARNAGAKRLVFVSSLSAREPGLSLYGASKADAEKLVEDSGLDWTIIRPPGVYGPRDTDYLEMFRTAKMGFVPLPPRGASSIIHVDDLANLLLTLVDAQPALVRRRIFEPDDGRVGGWAHKELAAAIGDAVGRRVFAPHLPRPVMDIAAWLDRMARGNKAKLTADRVGYMAHPNWVARSDRAVPGAVWTPEISGETGLKHTAEWYRQHGWL encoded by the coding sequence GTGAGCGAAGCCACGCCAATCGCGATTACAGGCGGCACCGGCTTCGTCGGTCAGGCCGTGCTGGATGCAGCCGGGCATGCCAGCCTGCCGGTGCTCGCACTGGCGCGCAAAGTACCGTCAGACCCGCGAAACGGAGTGGACTGGATCCAGGGCGATCTGGGCGATGCGGCCGCACTCGACCGCCTGACCGGAGACGCAAAGGCGATCATCCACATTGCAGGTCTGACCAACACGCCCGATCCGGCAAAATTCGCCGACGTGAATGTCGAAGGGACGCGGCGTGTCATCGAGGCAGCCCGCAATGCCGGGGCAAAGCGGCTGGTCTTCGTATCCTCGCTTTCCGCGCGGGAGCCGGGGCTGTCGCTCTACGGCGCGTCCAAGGCCGATGCCGAAAAACTGGTCGAGGATAGCGGTCTGGACTGGACGATCATCCGCCCGCCCGGCGTCTATGGACCCCGCGACACCGACTACCTCGAGATGTTCCGCACGGCGAAGATGGGCTTCGTCCCGCTGCCACCGCGCGGCGCGAGTTCGATCATCCATGTCGATGACCTTGCGAACCTTCTGCTGACGCTCGTCGATGCACAACCGGCCCTGGTGCGCCGCCGGATATTCGAGCCTGACGATGGCCGCGTCGGGGGCTGGGCGCACAAGGAGCTTGCTGCCGCGATCGGCGATGCCGTGGGGCGACGCGTGTTCGCGCCGCATCTGCCACGCCCGGTGATGGACATTGCGGCCTGGCTGGACCGGATGGCCCGCGGTAACAAGGCGAAGCTGACCGCCGACCGCGTCGGATACATGGCTCATCCCAACTGGGTCGCCAGATCCGATCGTGCAGTGCCGGGCGCAGTGTGGACGCCCGAAATATCGGGTGAGACCGGGTTGAAGCATACGGCCGAATGGTATCGGCAACACGGCTGGCTCTGA
- a CDS encoding DUF2849 domain-containing protein → MKILTGNDLKSGAVVWWDGTGWSLYVDDAVDVGDRADEIASREESSRRVNVPFAIEAEKQGDRVRPLHIKDRIRALGPTVRPDLTLKPADPDIGNWVI, encoded by the coding sequence ATGAAAATTCTTACCGGTAATGACCTCAAATCAGGCGCTGTCGTCTGGTGGGACGGAACGGGCTGGTCGCTCTATGTCGACGATGCCGTCGACGTCGGAGACCGTGCCGACGAAATCGCCAGCCGCGAGGAATCCTCGCGCCGCGTCAACGTACCGTTCGCGATCGAGGCCGAGAAACAGGGCGACCGTGTCCGCCCCCTTCATATCAAGGACCGGATCAGGGCGCTTGGCCCGACTGTCCGTCCCGACCTCACTCTCAAACCCGCCGATCCCGACATCGGCAACTGGGTGATCTGA
- the cgtA gene encoding Obg family GTPase CgtA: MHFLDQAKIYLKSGAGGPGAVSFRREKYVEYGGPDGGNGGKGGDIVFEAVAGLNTLIDFRYTQHFKAKRGEHGQGKDRTGASAPDLVIKVPVGTQVLSEDREEVLADFTEVGQREVFLEGGLGGRGNASYKSATNRAPRQHQPGIPGEEMWVWLRLKLLADVGLVGLPNAGKSTFINQVSNAKAKVGHYAFTTLIPKLGVVHHKGREFVLADIPGLIEGAADGAGIGDRFLGHIERCRVLIHLIDISGTGDQDPAEAMRIVEEELAAYGGGLDDKPRLVVLNKLDLADKELAEGFAEELQEAGADKVFMVSGATGEGIEQLMDAVLQYLPERTSTETKGNEVEDMAEENADDWSPLD; encoded by the coding sequence ATGCATTTCCTCGATCAAGCCAAGATCTATCTGAAATCGGGCGCTGGCGGCCCCGGCGCGGTGAGTTTTCGCCGCGAAAAATATGTCGAATACGGCGGTCCTGACGGCGGCAACGGCGGCAAGGGCGGCGACATCGTGTTCGAAGCCGTTGCCGGCCTCAACACGCTGATCGACTTCCGTTACACCCAGCATTTCAAGGCGAAGCGCGGCGAACACGGGCAGGGCAAGGATCGCACAGGTGCATCTGCCCCCGATCTCGTGATCAAGGTGCCCGTCGGCACGCAGGTCCTTTCCGAAGACCGCGAGGAAGTGCTCGCCGACTTCACCGAGGTCGGCCAGCGCGAGGTTTTCCTCGAAGGCGGCCTCGGCGGCCGCGGCAATGCCAGCTACAAATCGGCCACCAACCGGGCGCCGCGCCAGCACCAGCCGGGCATTCCAGGTGAAGAAATGTGGGTGTGGCTGCGGCTCAAGCTGCTCGCCGATGTCGGCCTCGTTGGCCTGCCGAATGCGGGCAAATCGACCTTCATCAACCAAGTTTCCAATGCCAAGGCGAAGGTCGGCCATTACGCCTTTACGACGCTGATCCCCAAGCTGGGCGTGGTGCATCACAAGGGGCGCGAATTCGTGCTGGCGGACATCCCCGGCCTGATCGAAGGGGCAGCGGACGGCGCCGGTATCGGCGACCGCTTCCTCGGCCATATCGAACGTTGCCGCGTCCTGATCCACCTGATCGATATCTCCGGCACCGGGGACCAGGACCCGGCAGAAGCGATGCGCATCGTCGAAGAGGAATTGGCGGCATACGGGGGTGGCCTCGATGACAAGCCGCGCCTCGTCGTGCTCAACAAGCTCGATCTTGCCGACAAGGAACTGGCCGAAGGGTTCGCTGAAGAACTGCAGGAAGCCGGCGCTGACAAGGTTTTCATGGTCTCTGGCGCAACCGGCGAAGGCATCGAACAGCTGATGGACGCCGTGCTGCAATACCTGCCGGAGCGGACTTCGACCGAAACCAAGGGCAACGAGGTCGAGGATATGGCCGAAGAGAACGCAGACGACTGGTCGCCGCTGGATTGA
- the cobA gene encoding uroporphyrinogen-III C-methyltransferase, producing the protein MKNSGTIYLVGAGPGDPDLLTLRAARLIESAAIIVHDGLVDPSILALARPDAELVSVAKKRSKHTLPQEEINALLVREALAGRDVVRLKGGDPMIFGRGGEEAEAARAAGVKVEIVPGISAANGAAAAAQLSLTHREASSIVSFVAGQCKGLTDQDWTGLAGKGRTLVIYMGVKTAPQIAEKLMADGLAPDMPIAVIENAARPQMRVLRSSLAGLPEMVSHERVSSPALIVIGEVASRNSRADDPALTRIAMEAVR; encoded by the coding sequence ATGAAAAATAGTGGCACCATCTATCTCGTCGGCGCTGGGCCGGGCGACCCGGACCTGCTGACATTGCGGGCGGCGCGCCTGATAGAAAGCGCCGCGATCATCGTTCACGATGGTCTTGTCGATCCATCCATCCTCGCTCTCGCGCGGCCTGATGCAGAGCTGGTTTCGGTCGCCAAGAAGCGTTCGAAGCACACCCTGCCGCAGGAAGAGATCAACGCGCTGCTGGTGCGCGAAGCGCTTGCCGGGCGCGATGTCGTGCGCCTCAAGGGCGGCGATCCGATGATATTCGGACGCGGCGGAGAGGAAGCCGAGGCAGCACGTGCCGCAGGCGTGAAGGTCGAGATCGTTCCGGGCATCAGCGCCGCGAACGGAGCGGCCGCAGCGGCGCAGCTCTCGCTGACGCACCGCGAAGCTTCTTCCATCGTCTCGTTCGTCGCGGGCCAGTGCAAGGGACTGACGGATCAGGACTGGACCGGACTTGCCGGCAAGGGAAGGACGCTCGTCATCTATATGGGCGTGAAAACCGCGCCGCAGATCGCGGAAAAACTGATGGCAGACGGGCTTGCCCCAGACATGCCCATCGCCGTGATCGAAAACGCCGCGCGTCCGCAGATGCGCGTGTTGCGGTCAAGCCTTGCTGGGCTGCCGGAAATGGTCTCGCACGAGCGTGTTTCCAGCCCCGCCCTGATCGTGATCGGCGAGGTCGCTTCGCGCAATAGCCGGGCGGACGATCCCGCCCTTACCCGTATCGCTATGGAGGCGGTTCGATGA
- a CDS encoding phosphoadenylyl-sulfate reductase, whose protein sequence is MPESASNLREADRIDTGPRFTDHDAVRLNRMFRGMGTEEMLEAVIKDDLAGDLAIVSSFGAESAVLLHLIAQVDPGVPVLFLDTGKHFPETLAYRDELVDRLGLKNLVNLHPCLAELEMRDESGLRWSYDPDGCCELRKVKPLAKALAKYDASFTGRKAFQSSTRANLPRFEIDTSDAQGRLKINPLIDWKAEDIAAYMSLHELPRHPLVERGFPSIGCSPCTRPVAEGEDPRAGRWSGWDKTECGIHTPSGEEGDLPPGYEPFL, encoded by the coding sequence ATGCCTGAATCGGCGTCGAACCTGCGCGAGGCGGACCGCATCGACACAGGTCCGCGCTTCACAGACCACGATGCAGTGCGTCTCAATCGCATGTTTCGCGGCATGGGGACCGAGGAAATGCTCGAGGCCGTCATCAAGGACGACCTCGCCGGCGACCTCGCCATAGTATCGAGCTTCGGTGCGGAAAGCGCGGTCCTGCTGCACCTGATTGCACAGGTCGACCCCGGAGTGCCGGTGCTGTTCCTCGATACGGGCAAGCACTTTCCCGAAACGCTCGCCTATCGGGACGAACTTGTCGACCGACTCGGCCTCAAGAACCTCGTCAACCTGCACCCTTGCCTCGCCGAGCTTGAAATGCGCGACGAGTCCGGCCTTCGCTGGTCATACGACCCAGACGGATGCTGCGAATTGCGCAAGGTAAAGCCGCTGGCGAAGGCGCTGGCGAAATACGATGCCAGTTTCACCGGGAGAAAGGCTTTCCAGTCCTCGACCCGGGCCAACCTGCCCCGTTTCGAGATCGATACTTCCGACGCTCAGGGGCGGCTCAAGATCAATCCGCTGATCGACTGGAAGGCGGAAGATATCGCCGCCTACATGAGCTTGCATGAACTGCCACGCCATCCACTGGTGGAGCGGGGCTTCCCGTCCATCGGTTGCTCGCCGTGCACCCGCCCTGTCGCAGAGGGCGAAGACCCGCGTGCGGGCCGGTGGTCCGGATGGGACAAGACCGAATGCGGCATCCATACGCCCTCGGGTGAAGAAGGCGACCTGCCGCCCGGCTACGAACCGTTCCTGTAG
- the proB gene encoding glutamate 5-kinase, producing the protein MRSLADLHQCRRLVVKVGSALLVEQGQPRVDWLDRLASNLHSLRTQGIELIVVSSGAIALGAAKLGLPDGGRRNLADAQAAAAVGQIELARLWSNSFAGFEMTAAQMLLTLEDLEDRRRYLNVSATVERLIETGAVPVINENDSVATEEIRFGDNDRLAARVAQAAGADAVLLLSDVAGLFDRDPRDEAAQLVPTVDGITPDVLAMASSSSSSGLGSGGMASKLRAAQIAERAGITLAIIDGTQESPIANAVAANCGTVFLPQRTDGARKAWLGGRLAPKGTLRVDEGCATALKGGASLLAAGVVGISGAFQRGDLVRILTMRGEELAQGLAEYDADEVQSIAGKRAEDQAQRLGYAPRSAVVHRDHMVLL; encoded by the coding sequence ATGCGAAGCCTTGCCGATCTTCATCAATGTCGCCGCCTCGTCGTGAAGGTCGGTTCTGCCTTGCTGGTCGAGCAGGGGCAGCCTCGCGTGGACTGGCTCGACAGGCTGGCAAGCAACCTCCACTCGCTACGGACGCAGGGGATCGAGCTTATCGTGGTCAGTTCTGGGGCCATCGCCCTGGGTGCTGCGAAACTCGGCCTGCCCGACGGCGGACGGCGCAACCTTGCCGATGCACAGGCCGCTGCTGCGGTAGGCCAGATCGAGCTTGCGCGGCTCTGGTCGAACAGCTTCGCAGGTTTTGAGATGACCGCGGCGCAGATGCTGCTGACGCTCGAGGACCTGGAAGATCGCAGGCGTTACCTCAATGTTTCGGCGACCGTGGAAAGGCTCATCGAAACCGGCGCCGTTCCCGTCATCAACGAAAACGACAGCGTTGCGACCGAGGAAATTCGGTTCGGCGACAACGACCGGCTGGCAGCACGCGTCGCGCAGGCTGCGGGTGCAGACGCAGTGTTGCTGTTGTCCGATGTCGCAGGCCTTTTTGATCGCGACCCGCGCGATGAAGCTGCGCAATTGGTCCCGACAGTCGATGGGATCACGCCCGACGTGCTGGCAATGGCGAGCTCGTCCTCGTCCTCGGGACTTGGCTCGGGCGGAATGGCTTCGAAACTGCGCGCCGCACAGATTGCCGAGCGCGCCGGGATCACGCTCGCGATTATCGACGGCACCCAGGAATCGCCCATCGCCAATGCGGTTGCTGCCAATTGCGGCACGGTGTTCCTGCCACAGCGCACCGATGGTGCCCGCAAGGCATGGCTCGGCGGACGGTTGGCGCCCAAGGGGACGCTTCGGGTCGACGAAGGCTGCGCGACTGCGCTGAAGGGCGGGGCGAGCCTGCTTGCGGCGGGAGTGGTCGGCATTTCAGGCGCGTTCCAGCGCGGTGACCTCGTGCGTATCCTGACCATGCGCGGCGAGGAACTGGCCCAGGGCCTTGCCGAATACGATGCCGACGAAGTGCAGTCGATTGCCGGGAAACGAGCGGAAGACCAGGCGCAGCGGCTGGGATATGCTCCGCGCAGCGCGGTCGTCCATCGCGATCACATGGTGTTGCTGTGA
- a CDS encoding mechanosensitive ion channel family protein, whose amino-acid sequence MTTTTTPESAASASPEALPPGQVWSLAEPAPPEEQIEAAQGLKEAVAAKSETAAGIVETLDNMAVSIGHMRISVWDGIVTIGIIVLVITLAWIGSKLAKSFLKRITKLDSTQQLLAEKLLTIAVWAAAFFLGIDLLGIDLTALALFSGAFGLAIGFGLQKTFGNLIAGIILLMDKSIKPGDVIAVTDMAGNESFGQIRKIGIRAVSVTTRDQREYLIPNENLMINQVENWSYSSKNVRMQVPVGVSYNADLDAAEKLMLEAAKGCDRVLKAPPPTVWLSEYGDSSVNFVIQVWIDDPEEGVGNVRSAVLKNLWRLFKENDVEIPFPQRDLNLRNNEQFERLIEALAAREEKRSKG is encoded by the coding sequence ATGACCACCACGACCACACCTGAAAGCGCCGCCAGCGCATCGCCAGAGGCTCTGCCGCCGGGCCAGGTGTGGAGCCTTGCCGAACCTGCCCCGCCCGAGGAACAGATCGAGGCAGCGCAAGGGCTGAAGGAAGCGGTCGCTGCCAAGAGCGAAACCGCAGCGGGCATCGTCGAGACGCTGGACAACATGGCCGTCAGCATCGGTCATATGCGTATTTCGGTGTGGGACGGCATCGTCACCATCGGCATCATCGTGCTGGTCATCACGCTCGCCTGGATCGGCAGCAAGCTGGCCAAATCTTTTCTCAAGAGGATCACCAAGCTCGATTCCACCCAGCAATTGCTGGCGGAAAAGCTGCTGACGATCGCCGTCTGGGCAGCCGCATTTTTCCTTGGCATCGACCTGCTCGGGATCGACCTTACCGCGCTCGCGCTGTTTTCCGGCGCATTCGGCCTGGCCATCGGTTTCGGCCTGCAGAAGACATTCGGTAATTTGATCGCCGGCATCATCCTGCTGATGGACAAGTCGATCAAGCCGGGCGACGTGATCGCCGTGACCGACATGGCCGGAAACGAAAGCTTCGGTCAGATCCGCAAGATCGGCATTCGCGCGGTTTCGGTGACGACGCGCGACCAGCGCGAATACCTGATCCCGAACGAGAACCTGATGATCAACCAGGTCGAAAACTGGTCATATTCGTCGAAGAACGTGCGCATGCAGGTCCCCGTCGGCGTCAGCTACAACGCCGATCTCGACGCTGCGGAAAAGCTGATGCTGGAAGCGGCCAAGGGTTGCGACCGCGTGCTCAAGGCGCCGCCGCCGACAGTCTGGCTGAGCGAATATGGCGACAGTTCGGTCAATTTCGTTATCCAGGTCTGGATCGACGATCCCGAAGAAGGCGTCGGCAACGTCCGTTCGGCGGTGCTCAAGAACCTGTGGCGACTGTTCAAGGAAAACGACGTCGAAATCCCGTTCCCGCAGCGCGATCTCAACCTGCGGAACAATGAACAGTTCGAACGACTGATCGAAGCGCTCGCCGCGCGTGAGGAAAAGCGCAGCAAAGGCTAG
- a CDS encoding nitrite/sulfite reductase — protein sequence MYAYDKYDQAMVDARVEEFRDQARRRIEGKLTEDQFKPLRLMNGLYLQLHAYMLRVAIPYGTLDSRQMHMLADIADKYDRGYGHFTTRQNIQYNWIKLEDAGDILADLATVEMHAIQTSGNCIRNISSDHFAGAAADEVTDPRPYAELLRQWSSFHPEFMYLPRKFKIAVIASDSDRAAMRLHDIGIQIVKRDGVVGAAFYVGGGMGRTPMIAPCIREFVPVDQLVTYAEACLRVYNRHGRRDNKYKARIKILVHEMGAEEYTRQVEEEFAHLLDQGIEPPLAELERIAGYFADPAFESGLSAELDRTDPDFALWVDRNTVAHKAAGYVSAVISLKPVGGIPGDATSQQMHLMADLAKEYSFDELRVMHTQNIVLPHVKIADLHALWTALEEAGLGAPNLDTIEDIIACPGLDYCSLANARSIPLAQKISERFASSGRTGELGALKLKISGCINACGHHHAGHIGILGVDKKGKENYQLLLGGSEAEDTSLAKITGPGFDEDGIVEAVEKATDVYLAQRTDGERFLDTYRRIGMDPFKEAIYG from the coding sequence ATGTACGCTTACGACAAATACGACCAGGCGATGGTTGACGCGCGCGTGGAAGAATTCCGCGACCAGGCGCGCCGACGCATCGAAGGCAAGCTGACCGAAGACCAGTTCAAGCCGCTGCGGCTGATGAACGGCCTCTATCTGCAGCTGCACGCCTATATGCTGAGGGTCGCCATCCCCTATGGCACGCTCGATTCCCGCCAGATGCACATGCTTGCCGATATCGCCGACAAGTACGACCGCGGTTACGGGCACTTCACCACGCGCCAGAATATCCAGTACAACTGGATCAAGCTGGAAGATGCCGGCGACATCCTTGCCGACCTCGCGACGGTCGAAATGCATGCGATCCAGACCAGCGGCAACTGCATCCGCAACATCAGCTCTGACCATTTCGCCGGGGCTGCGGCGGACGAAGTGACCGACCCGCGTCCCTATGCCGAGTTGCTGCGCCAGTGGTCCAGCTTCCATCCGGAATTCATGTACTTGCCGCGCAAGTTCAAGATTGCCGTGATCGCATCCGACAGCGACCGCGCAGCGATGCGGCTGCACGACATCGGTATCCAGATCGTGAAACGCGATGGAGTCGTCGGAGCGGCATTCTACGTCGGCGGCGGCATGGGCCGTACCCCGATGATCGCACCCTGCATTCGCGAGTTCGTGCCGGTCGACCAGCTGGTCACTTATGCAGAGGCATGCCTGCGCGTTTACAACCGCCACGGCCGCCGCGACAACAAGTACAAGGCCCGTATCAAGATCCTCGTCCATGAAATGGGCGCAGAGGAATACACCCGCCAGGTCGAGGAAGAATTCGCCCACCTGCTGGATCAGGGCATCGAGCCGCCATTGGCCGAACTCGAGCGGATTGCCGGCTATTTCGCAGACCCGGCATTTGAAAGCGGCTTGAGCGCAGAGCTGGATCGCACGGACCCCGATTTCGCCTTGTGGGTCGATCGCAACACCGTTGCGCACAAGGCTGCAGGTTATGTCAGCGCCGTGATCAGCCTGAAACCTGTTGGCGGCATTCCCGGCGATGCGACGTCACAGCAGATGCACCTGATGGCCGATCTGGCGAAGGAGTACAGCTTCGATGAATTGCGCGTCATGCACACGCAGAACATCGTGCTGCCGCATGTGAAGATTGCCGACCTGCACGCGCTGTGGACCGCGCTAGAGGAAGCTGGCCTCGGCGCTCCCAATCTCGACACGATCGAGGACATCATCGCATGTCCCGGGCTCGATTATTGCAGCCTTGCCAACGCCCGCTCGATCCCGCTGGCGCAGAAGATTTCCGAACGCTTCGCATCCAGCGGCCGGACCGGTGAACTCGGCGCGCTGAAGCTCAAGATCTCTGGCTGCATCAATGCTTGCGGCCACCACCACGCGGGCCACATCGGCATCCTCGGCGTCGATAAGAAGGGCAAGGAAAACTACCAGCTCCTGCTCGGCGGCAGCGAGGCCGAGGACACGAGCCTGGCCAAGATCACCGGCCCCGGTTTCGACGAGGACGGGATCGTCGAAGCGGTGGAGAAGGCGACCGACGTCTATCTCGCGCAGCGGACCGACGGCGAGCGTTTCCTCGATACCTATCGCCGCATCGGAATGGATCCATTCAAGGAGGCTATTTATGGCTGA
- a CDS encoding DUF934 domain-containing protein, which translates to MADHNAANIAGTSPDDVQFRFRDDEVADHAQVTVDAFLDQSNAAAVRIEPGDDARALIPHLDRLRLVEINFPVFGDGRGYSAARILREAGYDGEMRAVGDVLVDQVAYMRRCGFDAFAPDKPLDESDVQAALERWPYAYQAAADAEKPIWARRHA; encoded by the coding sequence ATGGCTGACCACAACGCCGCCAATATCGCTGGCACCAGCCCTGACGACGTCCAGTTCCGGTTTCGGGACGACGAGGTCGCCGATCATGCGCAGGTGACGGTCGATGCCTTTCTCGACCAGAGCAATGCCGCTGCTGTCCGTATCGAACCGGGCGACGACGCACGCGCTCTGATCCCGCATCTGGACCGGTTGCGGCTAGTCGAAATCAATTTCCCGGTGTTCGGCGACGGGCGCGGCTATTCTGCTGCGCGGATCCTGCGCGAAGCCGGATACGATGGCGAGATGCGTGCGGTCGGCGATGTGCTGGTCGACCAGGTAGCCTACATGCGCCGCTGCGGTTTCGATGCCTTTGCACCCGACAAACCGCTGGACGAAAGCGATGTCCAGGCGGCACTCGAGCGCTGGCCCTACGCCTACCAGGCGGCTGCCGATGCGGAAAAACCCATCTGGGCGCGTCGCCATGCCTGA